A stretch of Choristoneura fumiferana chromosome 29, NRCan_CFum_1, whole genome shotgun sequence DNA encodes these proteins:
- the LOC141444320 gene encoding uncharacterized protein, with translation MVNSRQIRLHRQKLTVKRYPNPNYKKSKSAVHKVYLPQFVNKETQHDNYQHLLLSSQKTLPSNRYRLDDDRDNDDDREDDDRQDDDREDDDREDDDREDDDREDDDRQDDRDDDLDDDNRQDDDREDDETRINNKTKKPLLKKKLD, from the exons ATGGTTAATA GCCGGCAAATACGCCTCCACCGACAAAAACTGACA GTCAAGCGGTATCCAAATCCAAATTATAAA AAAAGTAAATCAGCTGTGCATAAAGTTTACCTGCCGCAATTCGTC AATAAGGAAACTCAGCATGACAACTACCAA CACTTATTATTGAGTTCCCAAAAGACATTGCCCAGCAACAGATAT AGACTCGATGACGAcagagataatgatgatgatagggaAGATGATGATAGGCAAGATGATGATAGGGAAGATGACGATAGAGAAGATGACGATAGAGAAGACGACGACAGAGAAGACGACGACAGACAGGATGATAGAGATGATGACCTTGACGATGATAACAGACAAGATGACGATAGAGAGGATGACGAGACCAGGATAAATAATAAGACGAAGAAacctttgttaaaaaaaaaactggactgA